From the Musa acuminata AAA Group cultivar baxijiao chromosome BXJ1-2, Cavendish_Baxijiao_AAA, whole genome shotgun sequence genome, one window contains:
- the LOC135608154 gene encoding glycosyltransferase BC10-like: MISSWPFVICLVLLVSMPVVFVLAHRILMPTTLPGIPDMDEADDVALFRRATLASAGGGGSAGLRRRPPSAPKIAFLFLTNSDLTFAPLWERFFRGHERLFNVYVHADPAARLLLSPTPSFLGRFIPAKATKRASPTLISAARRLLAAALVDDPANAFFALLSQHCVPLHSFRFTYRALLADPGAPPTPTGGRRHRRSYIEILSGEPGLRDRYVARGDDVMIHEVPFEQFRVGSQFFVLARRHAVLVVRDRRLWKKFKMPCLKSMADSCYPEEHYFPTLLEMQDPQGCTRYTLTRVNWTDSVGGHPHTYRPPEISASLINRLRRSNSTYSYLFARKFSPDCLDPLFKLADSVIFQD; this comes from the coding sequence ATGATTTCTTCGTGGCCGTTTGTCATTTGTTTGGTTCTGTTGGTGTCGATGCCGGTGGTGTTCGTTCTGGCCCACCGGATTCTGATGCCGACGACGCTGCCGGGCATCCCCGATATGGACGAGGCCGACGACGTCGCACTGTTCCGCCGCGCCACCCTTGCCTCCGCCGGGGGTGGTGGGAGCGCCGGGTTACGCCGCAGACCGCCGTCGGCGCCCAAGATCGCGTTTCTGTTCCTCACCAACTCCGACCTCACGTTCGCGCCGCTGTGGGAGCGGTTCTTCCGTGGCCACGAGCGGCTGTTCAACGTCTACGTGCACGCCGACCCTGCCGCCCGCCTCCTCCTCTCGCCGACGCCGTCGTTCCTCGGCCGCTTCATCCCGGCAAAGGCCACGAAGCGCGCCTCGCCGACCCTCATCTCGGCCGCGCGGCGCCTGCTCGCGGCCGCTCTCGTCGACGACCCAGCGAACGCTTTCTTCGCTCTCCTATCCCAGCACTGCGTTCCCCTCCACTCCTTCCGGTTTACCTATCGCGCCCTCCTCGCTGATCCCGGCGCGCCTCCCACTCCCACCGGCGGTCGGCGCCATCGCCGAAGCTACATCGAGATCCTCTCCGGCGAGCCGGGGCTGCGGGACCGGTACGTGGCCCGCGGCGATGACGTGATGATTCACGAGGTACCGTTCGAGCAGTTCCGCGTCGGGTCGCAATTCTTCGTCCTCGCCAGGCGGCACGCCGTGCTGGTGGTGCGCGACCGCCGCCTCTGGAAGAAGTTCAAGATGCCTTGCTTGAAGTCGATGGCGGATTCCTGCTACCCCGAGGAGCACTACTTCCCAACGCTCCTCGAGATGCAGGACCCCCAAGGATGCACTCGTTACACTCTGACAAGAGTGAATTGGACGGACAGCGTCGGCGGGCATCCGCACACGTATCGGCCGCCTGAGATCTCTGCAAGTCTTATCAACCGACTACGGAGGTCCAATTCGACGTACTCATACCTCTTCGCTCGCAAGTTCTCGCCGGATTGCCTCGATCCATTGTTCAAGCTCGCCGACAGCGTGATCTTCCAAGACTAG